The Octadecabacter arcticus 238 genome contains a region encoding:
- the phaC gene encoding class I poly(R)-hydroxyalkanoic acid synthase, whose product MTTDDSTNGQSTEFSEPQSAALPKLEKNMKRIQELTQRLMGAMSNKREVPQDLQGPAPELYTKAGKVAFQEMIQNPSKIIEQQIGYWGKTFQHYVDAQQAFSKGNLAAPADDTPTDRRFANPLWQSHPYFNFLKQQYMLNAQAVDKAVSEMEGLDQSEKSRLEFFSHQIVDMLSPTNFLATNPDALTKAVETEGDSLVRGLENMIADLEANDGELVVSLADKKAFTVGENLATTPGEVVFRNHMFELIQYAPSTEKVHATPLIIFPPWINKFYILDLKDQSSLIKWIVDQGFTLFVVSWANADETFRDIGMTDYVEDGYLTAFETVREICAVEKVNAVGYCIAGTTLSMTLTVMKERGIDYVNSATLFTTLTDFSERGEVGVFLNDDFVDGIEAEVMQAGFLDSYFMSRTFSYLRSNDLIYQPAIRSYMLGEAPPAFDLLYWNGDGTNLPGKMAIEYLRGLCQDDKFATSGFDVAGISAKIVDVEVPICAIACESDHIAAWKSSFRGVQQMGSKDKTFILSGSGHIAGIVNPPSKKKYGYWTNADLSLSPEDWEAGAQQHEGSWWPMWGDWLAKKSGKKIDARTPGSATHPPLTPAPGTYVLRSKVA is encoded by the coding sequence ATGACAACAGACGATTCAACAAACGGTCAATCCACCGAATTCAGTGAGCCCCAGTCTGCTGCATTGCCGAAGCTAGAAAAAAACATGAAGCGTATTCAGGAGCTTACGCAGCGACTGATGGGAGCCATGTCGAACAAGCGTGAGGTGCCGCAGGATTTGCAGGGCCCGGCGCCGGAGCTTTACACCAAGGCCGGTAAGGTCGCGTTTCAGGAAATGATACAGAATCCTTCTAAAATCATCGAACAGCAGATCGGATATTGGGGCAAAACGTTTCAGCACTATGTGGATGCCCAACAAGCGTTCAGCAAAGGCAATCTTGCAGCGCCCGCCGATGACACACCTACGGATCGACGCTTCGCCAACCCGTTGTGGCAATCGCATCCGTATTTCAACTTTCTCAAGCAGCAATATATGTTGAACGCGCAAGCCGTGGACAAAGCTGTGAGCGAAATGGAGGGGCTGGATCAGTCTGAAAAGAGCCGTTTGGAATTTTTCAGTCATCAGATCGTTGATATGCTGAGCCCGACAAATTTTCTGGCCACCAACCCCGATGCCCTGACCAAAGCCGTTGAAACTGAAGGTGACAGCCTTGTGCGGGGTTTGGAAAACATGATTGCCGACCTAGAAGCCAACGACGGTGAATTGGTCGTGTCACTGGCCGATAAGAAGGCGTTTACGGTAGGTGAAAACCTTGCGACGACACCGGGTGAGGTGGTTTTCCGCAACCATATGTTTGAACTGATCCAATACGCGCCGAGCACCGAAAAGGTCCATGCTACGCCGCTGATCATTTTCCCGCCGTGGATCAACAAGTTTTACATTCTTGATCTGAAAGACCAAAGTTCTTTGATCAAATGGATCGTCGATCAGGGGTTCACGCTGTTTGTGGTGTCTTGGGCCAATGCCGATGAAACCTTCCGTGACATCGGGATGACGGATTATGTCGAAGACGGATATCTTACGGCGTTTGAAACCGTGCGCGAGATTTGTGCCGTTGAGAAGGTCAATGCGGTGGGCTATTGCATCGCGGGCACGACGCTGTCGATGACGCTGACGGTGATGAAAGAGCGTGGCATTGATTATGTGAATTCCGCCACCTTGTTTACCACCCTGACCGATTTTTCCGAACGCGGAGAGGTTGGCGTCTTTTTGAACGACGATTTCGTCGACGGGATAGAAGCCGAGGTTATGCAGGCCGGTTTTCTTGACAGTTATTTCATGAGCCGGACGTTCAGCTATTTGCGGTCAAACGATTTGATCTATCAGCCAGCCATTCGCAGCTACATGCTGGGCGAAGCACCGCCCGCGTTTGATCTGCTGTATTGGAATGGCGATGGCACGAATCTTCCGGGGAAGATGGCGATCGAATATCTGCGCGGCCTGTGTCAGGACGATAAGTTCGCAACCAGCGGCTTTGATGTGGCGGGCATATCCGCCAAGATTGTGGATGTTGAGGTCCCGATCTGTGCGATTGCGTGTGAAAGCGATCACATTGCCGCATGGAAATCATCGTTCCGTGGCGTGCAGCAGATGGGATCAAAGGATAAGACATTCATCCTGTCCGGTTCCGGCCACATAGCGGGCATTGTGAACCCGCCATCCAAGAAAAAGTACGGCTATTGGACGAATGCTGACCTGTCGCTCAGCCCTGAAGACTGGGAGGCGGGCGCGCAGCAACACGAGGGATCATGGTGGCCGATGTGGGGCGACTGGTTGGCCAAGAAGTCAGGCAAGAAGATTGATGCCCGCACACCTGGATCGGCGACTCACCCGCCGCTGACACCGGCCCCCGGGACCTATGTTTTACGCTCCAAGGTGGCATGA
- a CDS encoding phasin family protein produces MAAKTLDFTAVMKDMMGSFPVDTKAMDDAIKTQSSLNEKLSAVSLTAAQKSTDLSAKWAQDTLTKMTALSTAKAEPADYAKSVSDFATASAEAAAEHMASFAEIAKSVQTEALELMMAAGKDMGEDISAAAKKATDDVAAATKKATTAK; encoded by the coding sequence ATGGCTGCTAAGACACTAGATTTCACCGCTGTCATGAAAGACATGATGGGTTCGTTCCCAGTAGACACAAAAGCAATGGACGACGCGATCAAAACGCAGTCTTCGTTGAACGAAAAACTGTCCGCTGTTTCCTTGACTGCTGCGCAGAAATCCACTGACCTATCCGCGAAATGGGCACAGGACACGCTGACAAAAATGACAGCGCTTTCCACTGCTAAAGCAGAGCCAGCTGACTACGCGAAATCCGTATCCGACTTTGCAACTGCGTCTGCTGAAGCGGCTGCTGAGCACATGGCGTCTTTCGCTGAAATCGCTAAGTCCGTTCAGACAGAAGCGCTGGAATTGATGATGGCTGCAGGCAAAGACATGGGCGAAGACATCTCTGCTGCTGCGAAAAAAGCAACTGATGACGTGGCTGCTGCTACTAAGAAAGCCACGACTGCAAAGTAA
- the phaR gene encoding polyhydroxyalkanoate synthesis repressor PhaR has product MANASQPLLIKRYASRRLYNTETSDYVTLEDIATFIRDGREVQIIDLKSGDDLTRQYLLQIIAEHESRGESVLPVDVLTDLVRSYTSQSMSVVPQFLAQSFDMLRDRQSKIMGDIGSTNPLAKMPGFEAMQAQQKAFMKAFTGGIIPSALTDEPAAKDNDLSEIKAELEALQKKLSKLGK; this is encoded by the coding sequence TTGGCCAACGCATCACAACCACTGCTGATCAAACGCTACGCAAGCCGTCGCTTGTACAACACCGAGACCAGCGATTACGTCACCTTGGAAGACATCGCGACCTTCATTCGGGATGGCCGTGAGGTTCAGATTATTGACCTGAAATCAGGCGATGACCTGACGCGGCAATATCTTTTGCAGATCATCGCTGAACACGAAAGCCGTGGCGAAAGCGTGCTTCCGGTGGATGTGCTGACCGATCTGGTGCGATCCTACACATCACAATCCATGTCCGTAGTGCCGCAGTTCCTAGCGCAATCGTTTGACATGCTGCGGGATCGGCAGTCCAAGATTATGGGTGACATCGGATCGACTAATCCATTGGCAAAGATGCCAGGGTTTGAGGCCATGCAAGCGCAGCAAAAGGCGTTCATGAAGGCATTCACCGGCGGTATCATCCCCAGTGCGCTAACAGACGAACCCGCTGCCAAGGACAACGACCTGAGCGAGATTAAGGCCGAGCTCGAGGCTTTACAGAAAAAGCTGTCCAAACTCGGCAAGTGA
- a CDS encoding DegT/DnrJ/EryC1/StrS family aminotransferase, with product MTKIPDVYAAEPIPAAALEEVSRLLTSADLFRYTAPENAPVSLLEQEFAAMMGAKYALAVSSCSAALFLSLKALDLPKNARVLIPAFTFAAVPSSVVHADCVPVLAECGDNYRIDMVDFAAKLPDVDAVLISHMRGHTSDMDAIMDLCTAADIPVIEDAAHSLGTTWNGRKIGTIGRIGCFSFQSYKMINAGEGGILVTDDADLVARAIIMSGAYEHTWTKHAVPAAAIAHWQNKLPLYNLRMSNLTAAIIRPQLGELPRRVRDGLRNHDHVAALLNACANLDVPAPLDGESRAPDSIQFNLCDMTDAQAKAFAHAAEQRGIKVQIFGQSSDNARAFWNWQFLGDAPDLPRTRAMLMRACDVRLPARLTLAQCDVIAGVLRDAAQTAAEQKAA from the coding sequence ATGACCAAAATTCCAGACGTTTACGCTGCCGAACCAATCCCCGCCGCTGCCCTTGAAGAAGTCTCGCGCCTGCTCACCTCAGCAGATTTGTTCCGCTATACCGCGCCCGAAAACGCGCCGGTGTCCCTGCTGGAACAAGAATTCGCCGCCATGATGGGCGCCAAATATGCGCTCGCGGTGTCTAGCTGTTCGGCCGCTCTTTTCTTGTCCCTCAAGGCGCTCGATCTGCCGAAAAATGCCCGCGTGCTGATCCCCGCGTTCACCTTTGCCGCCGTTCCGTCGTCGGTTGTGCATGCGGACTGCGTGCCGGTTCTGGCCGAATGCGGTGACAACTACCGCATCGACATGGTTGATTTCGCGGCCAAATTACCGGACGTGGACGCGGTCCTGATATCGCACATGCGCGGTCATACATCCGACATGGACGCAATCATGGACCTGTGTACCGCCGCAGACATTCCGGTGATAGAAGACGCCGCCCACAGCCTTGGCACCACATGGAACGGACGAAAGATCGGCACGATTGGCCGGATCGGGTGCTTTAGCTTCCAAAGCTACAAAATGATCAACGCGGGCGAAGGCGGCATTCTTGTGACCGATGATGCGGACCTTGTGGCACGCGCGATCATCATGTCAGGGGCGTATGAACACACATGGACAAAACACGCCGTCCCTGCCGCCGCGATCGCCCATTGGCAGAACAAATTACCGCTTTATAACCTTCGGATGTCCAATTTGACCGCTGCGATCATTCGCCCGCAATTGGGCGAATTGCCCCGCCGCGTCAGGGATGGATTGCGCAATCACGACCATGTTGCAGCGCTGCTCAACGCCTGCGCCAATCTGGATGTCCCCGCGCCGCTGGATGGCGAATCCCGCGCACCGGATTCCATCCAGTTCAACCTATGTGATATGACCGACGCGCAGGCCAAAGCCTTTGCACACGCGGCTGAACAACGCGGTATCAAGGTTCAAATTTTCGGGCAAAGTTCGGACAATGCACGCGCGTTCTGGAACTGGCAGTTCTTGGGTGATGCCCCCGATTTGCCACGCACCCGCGCCATGCTCATGCGTGCCTGCGACGTCAGGCTGCCTGCACGTCTGACGTTGGCGCAATGTGATGTGATTGCTGGCGTGTTGCGCGACGCGGCGCAAACCGCAGCCGAACAAAAAGCGGCATAG
- a CDS encoding glutamine synthetase family protein, translating into MSWTTKIPQAARDYLDANRLDEVECMISDLPGIARGKAVPAAKWEKLTQFHLPESIFFQTLTGGWGEAAGDAGFTEPDMILKPDYSTATAAPWAVDGTLQVIHDAFNQQDDPVQFSPRNVLKRVVALYEAEGWTPVIAPEMEFFLVAPNTDPAKPIEPMIGRSGRPAAARQAYSMTAVDDYGPVIDDIYEYAEIQGFEIDGITQEGGAGQLEINLNHGDPVKLADEVFFFKRLLKEAALKHNCYATFMAKPIENEPGSAMHVHHSILDKDGNNIFTGPNDEETDAFFHFIGGLQKHMPSVIAVMAPYVNSYRRYVKDHAAPINLSWARDNRTTGLRVPLSSPAARRIENRIAGMDCNPYLCIAASLACGYLGMKNATKPDARFEGDAYEGDGELPKGLDAALKLFDENTEMHDVLGPDFARVYSIVKRAEYEEFLQVISPWEREHLLLNV; encoded by the coding sequence ATGAGCTGGACAACTAAAATCCCACAAGCGGCACGCGATTATCTTGATGCGAACCGTCTGGACGAGGTCGAATGCATGATTTCCGACCTGCCCGGTATCGCCCGTGGCAAGGCGGTTCCTGCGGCCAAATGGGAAAAACTGACCCAGTTCCATCTGCCGGAATCTATTTTCTTTCAAACACTTACCGGTGGTTGGGGCGAAGCGGCAGGTGACGCTGGCTTTACCGAACCTGACATGATTCTCAAGCCGGATTATTCGACCGCCACTGCCGCCCCGTGGGCTGTGGATGGCACACTGCAAGTAATCCATGACGCGTTCAACCAACAGGACGATCCAGTGCAATTCAGTCCGCGCAATGTGCTCAAACGCGTCGTCGCCCTGTATGAGGCCGAAGGCTGGACGCCGGTTATTGCCCCCGAAATGGAATTCTTCCTTGTGGCCCCCAACACCGACCCCGCCAAGCCGATTGAACCAATGATCGGGCGCTCCGGTCGCCCCGCCGCCGCGCGTCAGGCCTATTCGATGACCGCCGTTGACGACTACGGCCCTGTGATCGACGACATCTATGAATACGCCGAAATCCAAGGGTTTGAGATTGACGGCATCACTCAAGAAGGCGGCGCTGGCCAGCTTGAAATCAACCTCAACCATGGGGATCCGGTCAAGCTCGCGGATGAGGTGTTTTTCTTCAAACGCCTGCTGAAAGAAGCCGCGTTAAAACACAATTGCTATGCCACGTTCATGGCTAAACCGATCGAAAACGAACCCGGATCGGCGATGCACGTGCACCATTCGATTCTGGACAAAGACGGCAACAATATCTTCACCGGACCAAATGACGAAGAAACCGATGCGTTTTTCCATTTTATCGGCGGTTTGCAGAAACACATGCCAAGCGTCATCGCGGTCATGGCCCCTTATGTGAACAGCTATCGGCGCTACGTCAAAGACCACGCCGCGCCGATCAACCTCAGCTGGGCGCGCGACAATCGCACCACGGGATTGCGCGTGCCCCTGTCGTCCCCCGCCGCACGACGGATCGAAAACCGCATCGCGGGGATGGATTGCAACCCGTATCTGTGTATCGCGGCGTCATTGGCTTGCGGATACCTCGGCATGAAGAACGCGACCAAACCCGACGCCCGTTTTGAGGGGGACGCCTATGAAGGCGACGGCGAACTGCCAAAAGGGCTTGATGCGGCCTTGAAACTCTTTGACGAAAATACAGAAATGCACGACGTTCTCGGCCCTGATTTCGCCCGCGTCTATTCCATCGTCAAACGCGCTGAATATGAAGAATTCTTGCAGGTCATCAGCCCTTGGGAACGTGAGCACTTGTTGTTAAACGTATGA